From a region of the Bacillus sp. 2205SS5-2 genome:
- a CDS encoding homogentisate 1,2-dioxygenase, protein MYYRQMGSIPHKRHTQFTKKDGTLYREQVMGTRGFSGSQSILYHHHMPTEVVKSELVGCYLPQYEQGQALKHRHFLTSKQSVSKDALQGRTYLLGNDDLLIGTARVKEDMKSYYRNGDGDEMLFVHYGSGKLETMFGSLTYRKGDYVIIPIGTIYRVLPQEETKFLFVESFSQITTPRRYRNEYGQLLEHSPFCERDLRGPEELLTFDETGEFEVLTKSRGQLHSHILNHHPLDVIGWDGYLYPWVFNIEDFEPITGRVHQPPPVHQTFEGNNFVICSFVPRLYDYHPESIPAPYYHSNVNSDELLYYVEGNFMSRKGIEKESITLHPLGIPHGPHPGTTEASIGKKETLELAVMIDTFKPLKIVEDAKEIEDEQYMFSWIEK, encoded by the coding sequence ATGTATTATCGACAAATGGGAAGCATCCCACATAAACGTCATACCCAATTTACCAAAAAAGATGGAACGTTATATCGTGAACAGGTCATGGGCACGAGAGGTTTTTCAGGCTCACAGTCGATTCTGTATCATCACCATATGCCGACCGAAGTAGTAAAGTCAGAGCTTGTTGGCTGCTATTTGCCTCAATATGAGCAAGGACAAGCATTGAAACACCGTCACTTTCTGACGAGTAAACAGTCTGTGTCAAAAGATGCTCTTCAAGGCAGAACGTATTTATTAGGAAATGATGATTTACTTATAGGTACAGCACGAGTCAAAGAAGATATGAAAAGCTATTATCGTAATGGAGATGGCGACGAAATGTTATTTGTTCATTACGGTAGTGGAAAATTAGAAACGATGTTTGGTAGTCTTACATACCGAAAAGGAGACTATGTTATTATTCCAATCGGGACGATTTATCGTGTTCTACCTCAAGAAGAAACTAAGTTTTTATTTGTAGAATCATTTAGCCAAATTACCACTCCCCGCCGTTATCGTAATGAATACGGTCAGCTTTTGGAACATAGTCCGTTTTGTGAGCGTGATTTACGCGGACCAGAAGAATTATTGACTTTTGACGAAACAGGAGAATTTGAAGTGCTAACTAAATCACGTGGGCAACTTCATTCACATATTTTAAATCATCATCCGCTCGATGTCATAGGTTGGGATGGGTATTTATATCCATGGGTGTTTAATATAGAAGACTTCGAACCAATTACAGGCCGGGTTCACCAACCCCCACCAGTACATCAGACCTTTGAGGGAAATAATTTTGTAATTTGTTCTTTTGTTCCCCGTCTTTATGATTATCATCCTGAATCAATTCCGGCTCCATACTACCATAGCAACGTGAATTCGGATGAGCTCCTTTACTATGTTGAAGGCAATTTTATGAGTCGAAAGGGGATTGAAAAGGAATCTATTACCTTGCATCCACTTGGCATTCCGCATGGTCCTCATCCTGGCACAACTGAAGCGAGCATCGGCAAGAAAGAAACATTAGAGCTTGCTGTGATGATTGATACGTTTAAGCCTTTGAAAATCGTAGAAGATGCGAAGGAGATAGAGGATGAGCAGTATATGTTTTCCTGGATAGAAAAATAA
- a CDS encoding DNA-3-methyladenine glycosylase I, with the protein MKRCDWVNDDPLYKDYHDHEWGVPIYDDGLLFEYLILEGAQAGLSWYTILKKRENYREAFDHFQPEVIAQYDEDKIQQLLQNEGIVRNRLKIRSAVSNAQCYIKVKEEFGSFSSYIWSFVDGKPKNNHFQSLSDVPASTEISDLLSKDLKKRGFKFVGSTICYAFMQAVGMVNDHVEECFCSTIEPFS; encoded by the coding sequence ATCAAACGATGTGATTGGGTAAATGATGATCCTTTATATAAGGACTATCACGACCATGAATGGGGCGTACCCATTTATGATGATGGTTTATTGTTTGAGTATCTTATTTTAGAGGGAGCCCAAGCAGGGTTGAGCTGGTACACAATATTAAAAAAACGAGAAAATTACCGAGAGGCCTTTGATCATTTTCAACCGGAAGTTATAGCTCAATACGATGAGGACAAAATTCAACAACTTCTCCAGAATGAGGGAATTGTTAGAAATAGATTAAAAATAAGGTCAGCAGTAAGCAATGCCCAATGTTACATAAAAGTGAAAGAAGAATTTGGTTCTTTTTCAAGTTATATATGGTCCTTTGTAGATGGTAAGCCGAAAAACAATCACTTTCAGTCCCTTTCAGACGTACCAGCCTCGACTGAAATAAGTGATCTTTTAAGTAAAGATTTGAAAAAACGTGGTTTTAAATTCGTAGGTTCAACCATCTGCTATGCTTTTATGCAGGCTGTGGGAATGGTAAATGATCATGTGGAAGAGTGTTTTTGTTCGACCATAGAACCATTTTCGTAA
- a CDS encoding flavin reductase family protein, whose amino-acid sequence MEITPDNLAWQDAYKLLIGSIVPRPIAFVSTIDTDGVANLAPYSFFTAICADPMLICFSPMRRGNDGEKKDTLRNIEKLKEFVINIVSEEFTEKMNDTAKEFAQNVDEFEMVGLTKLPSKTVKPFRVQESKVQLECILHEVLHFGDTPGAGSLVIGKVQHVHVLDELFHQGRIDTELLKPIGRLAGQVFTNPLADTFELVRKR is encoded by the coding sequence ATGGAGATTACACCAGATAACTTAGCGTGGCAAGATGCTTATAAACTGTTAATTGGTTCAATTGTACCGAGGCCGATCGCGTTTGTATCAACAATAGACACAGACGGAGTAGCCAATCTAGCTCCCTACAGTTTTTTTACCGCAATATGTGCAGATCCGATGCTTATTTGTTTTTCTCCTATGAGAAGAGGAAACGACGGTGAGAAAAAAGATACGCTTCGTAATATTGAGAAGTTGAAGGAATTTGTGATTAATATCGTAAGTGAAGAGTTTACAGAGAAAATGAATGATACAGCCAAGGAATTTGCTCAGAATGTGGATGAATTTGAAATGGTTGGATTAACGAAGCTACCATCAAAAACGGTTAAACCGTTTCGAGTTCAGGAGAGTAAGGTGCAACTAGAGTGCATTTTACATGAAGTCCTTCATTTTGGTGACACTCCTGGTGCAGGAAGTTTAGTCATCGGAAAAGTTCAACATGTACACGTTTTAGATGAACTTTTTCATCAAGGAAGAATCGATACTGAGTTATTAAAACCAATCGGCAGGTTAGCGGGTCAAGTTTTTACCAATCCATTGGCCGATACATTTGAGCTAGTACGAAAGAGGTGA
- a CDS encoding fumarylacetoacetate hydrolase family protein, translating to MKWVTFINPQGLERAGWLLPNGVVDMHRASGGELPKDLLSLIQHFGKYEKKVKDLFLNTPPSHTHREVTLLAPLPRPVSFRDFYAFEEHVKTAREKRGLSVVDEWYEIPVFYFSNHLSIRGPQQKIIAPKECKWLDYELEVACVIGAEGRNISKESADKYIFGYCILNDWSARDLQRQEMKVGLGPAKGKDFATSIGPYIITPDELEKYKTDSGYHLEMIASVNGQLLSKGNLADIYYSFSEMIERASTDITLYPGELIGSGTVGSGCILELGTDVHRWLQSGDEVELRVTGLGVLKNKVF from the coding sequence ATGAAGTGGGTTACCTTTATCAACCCACAAGGGCTTGAAAGAGCAGGTTGGCTACTTCCGAATGGAGTAGTTGATATGCATCGGGCTTCTGGAGGGGAATTGCCGAAAGATTTATTGTCGCTTATTCAACATTTTGGAAAATATGAAAAAAAAGTGAAAGACCTATTTTTAAATACTCCCCCATCACACACACATCGGGAAGTGACGCTACTTGCTCCTTTACCTAGACCGGTAAGTTTTAGAGATTTTTACGCCTTTGAAGAGCATGTGAAAACAGCACGTGAAAAGCGAGGATTATCTGTTGTTGATGAGTGGTATGAGATTCCTGTTTTTTATTTTTCCAATCATTTATCTATTCGTGGTCCACAGCAAAAAATCATCGCGCCTAAGGAATGCAAGTGGCTTGATTATGAACTTGAGGTGGCTTGTGTTATTGGCGCAGAAGGTCGAAATATTTCAAAAGAAAGCGCAGATAAATATATATTTGGGTATTGCATTTTGAATGACTGGAGTGCTCGTGATCTTCAGCGGCAGGAAATGAAAGTGGGGTTAGGACCTGCGAAAGGAAAGGATTTTGCTACCTCGATTGGTCCTTATATTATTACGCCAGATGAGCTCGAAAAGTATAAAACAGACAGTGGCTATCATTTAGAAATGATTGCAAGTGTAAATGGACAGCTGCTATCAAAAGGGAATTTAGCAGATATCTATTATTCATTTAGTGAAATGATTGAACGAGCCTCTACAGATATCACATTATATCCTGGAGAACTAATTGGATCCGGAACGGTGGGATCTGGTTGTATTTTAGAACTCGGAACAGACGTCCATAGATGGCTACAATCAGGTGATGAGGTAGAGCTAAGAGTAACAGGGTTAGGTGTATTGAAAAATAAGGTTTTCTAA